From one Methanomassiliicoccales archaeon genomic stretch:
- the hflX gene encoding GTPase HflX yields MTEDVFELEMLAESAGFEVIFEVIQRKSDGNSPTFLGKGKFNSLKSLLLVHPVDVVLINGNLRPKQHFNLENSLKIECLDRIGLVLLIFAEKARDKKARLQVEKARLEYEIPLLREWIHSAKMGEHPGFLGSGEYQIDVYYDLVKRRIRKISEELSTINLEEDIRRKHRRSKGFFLVGIAGYTNAGKSSLLNRLTGERVVVEDRMFSTLSTTTRRLSDVKKGILISDTIGFIQDLPYFMIESFMTTIEDLYLSDLILLVIDSSDSVDTIQKKLETSRKILLPEISPDNIIIVLNKTDLDPDGVDGKLKRLRELLPEAGTLSISLMLNQGVDTLLESVVDFFRYGCIMNFSIPNTSDSQPFVSHLYDVSDVIGIKYDTDINISLECRDKDLERISRSIIALDGHITSIYHRENTHQNELDERPFPS; encoded by the coding sequence TTGACTGAGGATGTTTTTGAGTTGGAAATGTTGGCCGAATCCGCAGGGTTCGAAGTAATATTCGAAGTCATACAGAGAAAGTCTGATGGTAACTCTCCCACGTTCTTGGGAAAGGGCAAGTTCAACAGTCTTAAGAGTTTGTTGCTAGTCCATCCGGTTGATGTTGTCTTGATCAATGGAAATCTGAGGCCGAAGCAACATTTCAATCTCGAGAACTCTCTAAAAATCGAGTGTCTGGATAGAATCGGTTTGGTACTTCTCATATTTGCTGAGAAAGCTAGGGATAAGAAAGCGAGATTGCAGGTTGAGAAGGCTCGTTTAGAGTACGAGATCCCCCTCCTCAGAGAATGGATACACAGTGCAAAAATGGGAGAACACCCGGGTTTTCTGGGAAGCGGTGAGTATCAGATCGATGTTTATTATGATCTTGTGAAGAGGAGGATAAGAAAAATAAGTGAGGAATTAAGTACTATAAATCTTGAAGAGGATATTAGAAGAAAGCATAGAAGAAGTAAAGGATTCTTCCTAGTTGGCATTGCAGGCTATACGAACGCTGGGAAGTCTTCTCTCCTCAACAGACTTACTGGTGAGAGAGTTGTGGTCGAGGATCGCATGTTCTCCACTCTCTCTACCACCACAAGAAGATTGAGTGATGTAAAAAAAGGGATACTGATCTCCGATACGATAGGGTTCATTCAGGATTTACCCTACTTCATGATAGAATCTTTCATGACCACCATAGAGGATCTGTATCTATCTGATCTCATACTCCTGGTCATCGATTCATCGGATTCTGTCGATACCATCCAGAAAAAACTTGAAACTTCAAGAAAGATACTTCTACCAGAAATATCACCTGACAATATCATAATTGTTTTAAACAAGACAGACCTAGATCCCGATGGAGTGGATGGTAAGTTAAAGAGATTAAGAGAACTGTTACCGGAAGCAGGGACACTATCAATATCCCTCATGCTCAACCAAGGCGTGGACACTCTACTGGAGAGTGTTGTTGACTTCTTTAGATATGGATGTATAATGAATTTCTCAATACCCAATACATCTGATTCGCAACCCTTCGTTTCCCATCTTTACGACGTATCTGACGTGATCGGCATCAAATATGACACAGACATCAACATATCCCTTGAATGTAGGGATAAAGATCTGGAGAGGATATCAAGGTCCATCATTGCCCTTGACGGTCACATAACCTCCATCTATCACAGAGAAAACACTCACCAAAACGAACTGGATGAACGACCATTCCCCAGTTAA
- a CDS encoding ORC1-type DNA replication protein, translating into MENNIFTQHLRANSIFRRNREILRPSYIPDELPHRQHEIDQLASVLVTALKGERPSNILIFGKTGTGKTASVKFLGNEIHKADSDFKRVTFIYMNCEVVDTQYGILQNIGNRFIGDFDERIPFTGWSTERVYNILREKIDEESKIAIIVLDEIDKLVYKSGDDVLYHLSKINDDLKNAKVSLIGISNDLKFTEFLDPRVRSRLGEEKMVFPPYNAEQLKDILHQRAELAFFNDAVDSGVIPLCAALAAQEHGDARRALDLLRVAAEIAERVSDERITEAHVYKAKNKIELDCVTETVRTLPAQSKLVLYAIITNEERGTNRQTTGEVYQTYKDLARMAGVSVITQRRVADLISELDMLGIIHARVKSFGRGGRTREIECSVSTADTKRILEEDEMLHDLKKYKPKTQTTLI; encoded by the coding sequence CTGGAGAACAACATATTCACTCAGCACCTCAGGGCCAACAGCATTTTCAGGAGGAACAGGGAGATCCTGAGACCATCGTACATACCAGACGAGCTCCCTCATAGACAGCATGAAATAGACCAGCTCGCCTCAGTCCTGGTAACCGCCCTGAAAGGGGAGCGACCATCCAATATACTGATTTTCGGAAAGACTGGCACCGGAAAGACAGCATCAGTGAAGTTTCTCGGGAACGAGATCCACAAGGCAGACTCGGATTTCAAACGTGTTACCTTCATCTACATGAACTGCGAGGTGGTCGATACCCAGTACGGAATTCTGCAGAACATTGGTAACAGGTTCATTGGGGATTTCGACGAAAGAATCCCCTTTACTGGATGGAGCACAGAAAGGGTCTACAACATCCTGAGGGAGAAAATAGACGAAGAGAGCAAGATCGCAATCATCGTTCTGGACGAGATCGACAAACTCGTTTACAAGAGTGGTGACGACGTCTTGTATCACCTCTCCAAGATCAATGACGACCTAAAGAACGCAAAAGTGTCGTTAATTGGCATATCTAACGATCTCAAGTTCACCGAATTCCTTGATCCAAGGGTAAGGAGCAGGTTGGGCGAGGAGAAGATGGTGTTTCCACCCTATAATGCGGAGCAGCTGAAAGACATTCTTCATCAGAGGGCCGAGCTGGCCTTCTTCAATGACGCCGTAGACTCAGGGGTAATTCCACTATGTGCCGCGCTAGCCGCCCAGGAGCACGGAGACGCAAGGAGAGCCCTTGATCTACTGCGTGTTGCGGCGGAGATAGCGGAGAGGGTCAGCGACGAGCGGATCACCGAGGCTCACGTTTACAAGGCAAAGAACAAAATCGAGCTCGATTGCGTGACCGAGACGGTTCGGACGCTACCGGCGCAATCCAAACTGGTCCTTTATGCGATAATCACGAACGAGGAACGCGGCACCAACCGCCAGACAACGGGGGAGGTCTATCAGACCTACAAGGATCTTGCCAGAATGGCCGGAGTGAGTGTGATAACCCAGAGACGGGTCGCCGATCTGATATCAGAGCTCGACATGCTGGGAATAATTCACGCAAGGGTGAAATCCTTCGGCAGGGGAGGCCGAACGAGGGAGATAGAGTGCAGCGTCTCCACAGCCGATACCAAGAGGATCCTGGAGGAGGATGAGATGTTACACGATCTGAAGAAATACAAGCCCAAGACTCAGACAACCCTCATCTGA
- a CDS encoding acetyl-CoA C-acetyltransferase: protein MKEVVILSAVRTAIGKFGGNLTGMPITKVGAEVVKEAVSRANVEPQAINECLMGQVLPAGVGQNPARQCAIYAGLPDEMGSTTINKVCGSGMKAVMLAANSIKSEEHEVIVAGGMENMSAAPYLMRDVRWGLRMNDGSMVDSMVYDGLWDIFNDVHMGLTGEIVAERYNVTREEADELACQSHMKAKRATDEGSFEEEILPLTIQIKKKEIEHKVDEGIRPDTTMETLARLRPAFKKDGIVTAGNSSQISDGASALVIASREFADSNGIEPLATIVGYATSGTKPEWIMEAPIVTTRKLLDKTGLTIDDIDLFEHNEAFATASVAVKKELNVPEDAFNVNGGAVALGHPIGCSGARVLTTLLYAMKHRKAETGLATLCLGGGNAVSMILRR, encoded by the coding sequence ATGAAAGAAGTTGTCATTCTCAGCGCGGTAAGGACCGCGATTGGCAAATTTGGAGGAAACCTCACAGGCATGCCGATCACCAAGGTTGGTGCAGAGGTAGTCAAAGAGGCGGTTTCCAGGGCTAATGTAGAACCCCAAGCGATAAACGAGTGCCTCATGGGACAAGTTCTCCCTGCCGGGGTTGGCCAGAACCCTGCAAGGCAGTGTGCGATATATGCCGGTCTTCCGGATGAGATGGGCTCTACGACAATTAACAAGGTCTGCGGATCAGGCATGAAGGCCGTGATGTTGGCCGCCAACTCCATCAAATCAGAGGAGCACGAGGTCATTGTGGCTGGAGGAATGGAGAACATGAGCGCTGCCCCATACCTCATGAGGGACGTCCGTTGGGGGTTGAGGATGAACGACGGCAGTATGGTGGACTCCATGGTCTATGATGGTCTATGGGACATCTTCAACGACGTTCACATGGGATTGACCGGGGAAATAGTGGCCGAGAGGTACAACGTGACAAGGGAGGAAGCCGATGAGCTAGCCTGCCAGAGCCATATGAAGGCTAAGCGTGCCACTGATGAAGGCAGTTTCGAGGAAGAGATCCTCCCTCTCACCATCCAGATAAAGAAGAAGGAAATCGAGCACAAGGTCGATGAGGGCATCAGACCCGACACCACTATGGAAACCCTGGCTCGATTGAGGCCAGCCTTCAAGAAAGACGGGATCGTTACCGCGGGCAACTCCTCACAGATTAGCGATGGGGCTTCTGCCCTGGTCATCGCCTCCAGAGAGTTTGCCGATTCGAATGGAATAGAGCCCTTAGCCACCATAGTTGGATATGCAACGAGCGGGACCAAGCCCGAGTGGATAATGGAGGCGCCCATCGTCACAACCCGAAAACTCCTTGATAAGACGGGGTTGACAATTGACGACATAGACCTGTTCGAGCACAATGAAGCCTTTGCCACGGCCTCCGTCGCAGTCAAGAAGGAGCTGAACGTTCCCGAGGACGCATTCAACGTGAATGGGGGGGCAGTTGCGCTTGGCCATCCAATCGGATGCAGCGGTGCAAGGGTCCTGACCACACTCCTGTATGCCATGAAGCACAGGAAAGCAGAGACCGGCCTGGCTACGCTGTGTCTTGGCGGCGGGAACGCCGTCTCCATGATCCTGAGGCGTTAA
- a CDS encoding DNA-binding protein, whose amino-acid sequence MKHKTAENVMIIKLDDGEDVHESLLSICGRDGIRMGWIHSGIGILRDFTLGYYTREGYLKRLFEEPYELLSLTGTVTLDAEVPIHLHASLASRKYEVVGGHLFGGTVTNLNEILISKIPDDIWIGRTLNPVTDYYELDIK is encoded by the coding sequence ATGAAACACAAGACCGCTGAGAACGTGATGATAATAAAATTGGATGATGGGGAGGACGTCCACGAAAGTCTCTTGAGTATTTGTGGAAGGGACGGCATCAGAATGGGGTGGATCCATTCGGGGATAGGTATACTTCGTGATTTTACCCTTGGGTATTACACCAGAGAGGGATATTTAAAGAGACTATTCGAGGAGCCGTACGAGCTCCTATCGTTGACTGGGACCGTCACGCTTGACGCTGAGGTTCCCATACACCTCCATGCATCTCTTGCTAGCAGGAAATACGAAGTGGTTGGAGGACATCTTTTTGGGGGAACTGTAACCAACCTAAATGAAATCTTGATATCCAAGATACCTGATGATATTTGGATAGGTAGAACGCTGAATCCCGTGACAGATTACTATGAACTCGATATCAAGTAA
- a CDS encoding M20 family metallo-hydrolase, whose translation MPSIDGLIASIDGYRDEMADALKELLRIPAIGPENGGDGEFERARYVRDLAGRCGLEDIEMLDALDERVRLRLRPNIVARRRGRSNRTVWIVTHMDTVPPGDLDAWSHPPFSPKEEDGKIFGLGAEDNGQALIASMFAVKALNEMEMSPDMTYGLVMVADEETGSDKGINFLIQEGVFSKDDIIYVPDFGVSDGSVIEVAEKSVLWLKVTVEGKQSHASMPSKGINAMKVGSEFIVFLLDYLKDKYGKMDHMFIPPRCTFEPTKRLQTVGNINTIPGDDVFYFDCRIIPDYDPDDVLESIKKVASLFEDRTGAKISVEIEQETRSGQPSDHESEAVKRLSDAVKKVRNVEPQPRGIGGGTCANLFRLEGYPAYSWQTVEEMAHSVDEFCRIDNLVDDAKVFATVLAFLCFPNDFGIEE comes from the coding sequence ATGCCATCCATTGATGGACTCATCGCATCTATTGACGGCTACAGAGACGAAATGGCCGACGCTCTAAAGGAGCTACTCCGCATCCCAGCAATAGGACCAGAGAATGGTGGGGACGGAGAGTTCGAAAGAGCCCGCTATGTGAGAGATCTGGCAGGGCGCTGTGGCCTCGAAGACATCGAGATGCTTGACGCCCTAGATGAGAGGGTCCGCCTCAGGCTTAGGCCGAACATCGTGGCCAGGCGGAGGGGTAGATCCAATCGAACCGTTTGGATAGTAACCCACATGGACACGGTACCACCCGGCGATCTCGATGCCTGGAGCCACCCACCCTTCTCTCCCAAAGAGGAGGACGGCAAGATCTTTGGGCTAGGCGCCGAGGATAACGGCCAGGCCCTGATCGCATCCATGTTCGCTGTCAAGGCCCTCAACGAGATGGAAATGAGCCCGGATATGACTTATGGCCTTGTCATGGTGGCCGACGAGGAAACGGGAAGTGACAAAGGAATAAACTTCCTCATTCAAGAAGGGGTCTTCAGCAAGGATGATATAATCTATGTGCCAGATTTCGGCGTTTCTGATGGCTCGGTCATCGAGGTCGCTGAAAAATCCGTTCTGTGGCTCAAAGTGACGGTTGAGGGGAAGCAGAGCCATGCTTCGATGCCCTCCAAGGGAATAAACGCGATGAAGGTGGGCTCCGAGTTCATAGTATTCTTGTTGGATTACTTGAAAGACAAGTACGGGAAAATGGATCACATGTTCATTCCTCCCCGATGCACGTTCGAGCCCACCAAGAGATTGCAGACGGTTGGAAACATCAACACCATTCCTGGAGACGACGTTTTCTACTTTGACTGCAGAATCATTCCAGATTACGATCCTGACGATGTGCTGGAATCGATTAAGAAGGTGGCAAGCCTCTTCGAAGATCGTACGGGCGCTAAAATTAGCGTCGAAATAGAGCAGGAAACGAGATCTGGGCAGCCATCTGACCACGAATCCGAAGCGGTGAAGCGTCTCAGCGATGCAGTCAAGAAAGTGAGGAACGTGGAGCCGCAACCCCGGGGAATCGGAGGCGGCACCTGTGCCAACCTGTTCCGGTTGGAAGGGTACCCAGCCTACTCCTGGCAGACGGTTGAGGAGATGGCACACAGCGTAGACGAGTTCTGCCGGATTGACAATTTGGTTGATGACGCAAAGGTTTTCGCCACGGTCCTGGCATTCCTGTGCTTCCCTAACGATTTTGGCATAGAAGAGTGA
- a CDS encoding DUF1743 domain-containing protein, translated as MYVAIDDTDSKSWMCTTFLAGQLIASLPDLDLIGHPRLVRLNPAVPWKTRGNGAICLRFGHGGGRSQLIGEIGGKEVRAFERSKEAPDRDLLMNVAMGLVKEWSRVAEGASPGVVVSPNKPEQALYWQAVRGLVLKEDVVETLSSGGASWGGLNGARGIIGASAAMSWRPRDRTYEILAYRKRDNWGTERFIDEDSVKSMDQSFPSTFNNYDYEEGKIVICPNSPCPVLYGIRGENPDDLFKAQRSLISEEGDGHLLFLTNQATDDHVINRFKELLPNRSYSIIGKVIGQPRDLPGGHTFLTIETSTASLEVAAYEPTKRFRGVVRALLPGDSLRVVGELREEPRTLNLEKLELLDPVTQWRKTSNPRCSSCGRRMKSIGSGKGYRCRHCSTRAGESSAEIHPVERNLKRGWYEPPVSARRHLSKPLKRMTKS; from the coding sequence ATGTACGTTGCCATCGACGATACGGATTCCAAGAGCTGGATGTGTACCACGTTCTTAGCCGGGCAACTCATCGCCTCTCTACCTGACCTTGATCTCATTGGCCACCCCCGCCTAGTAAGACTCAACCCAGCGGTTCCCTGGAAGACGCGAGGAAACGGCGCGATATGCCTTCGTTTCGGGCACGGAGGGGGACGAAGCCAGCTAATCGGGGAGATCGGCGGGAAGGAGGTACGAGCCTTTGAACGCAGTAAAGAAGCGCCGGACAGAGATCTGCTGATGAATGTGGCGATGGGGCTGGTGAAAGAATGGTCCAGAGTGGCAGAGGGGGCCTCACCCGGCGTAGTCGTGTCACCCAACAAACCCGAGCAAGCACTGTACTGGCAGGCTGTAAGGGGTCTCGTCCTCAAGGAGGACGTCGTGGAAACACTCTCCTCCGGCGGTGCGAGTTGGGGCGGACTCAATGGCGCCAGAGGAATCATAGGGGCCTCGGCAGCCATGTCGTGGAGACCAAGAGACAGGACCTATGAGATCCTAGCCTATAGGAAGCGGGATAACTGGGGGACGGAGAGGTTCATCGACGAAGACTCGGTCAAATCCATGGACCAATCTTTTCCCTCTACCTTCAACAACTATGATTACGAGGAAGGAAAGATAGTGATCTGCCCCAATTCACCTTGTCCCGTGCTCTACGGGATACGTGGCGAAAATCCCGATGATCTGTTCAAAGCCCAGAGAAGTCTGATCTCTGAAGAGGGCGATGGACACCTCCTCTTTCTCACCAACCAGGCTACCGACGATCACGTCATCAATAGATTCAAAGAACTCCTTCCAAACCGGTCATACTCGATTATAGGTAAGGTCATAGGTCAACCAAGAGATCTGCCGGGCGGTCACACGTTTCTGACCATCGAAACCTCAACGGCATCGTTGGAAGTAGCTGCCTACGAACCTACAAAACGCTTCAGAGGAGTGGTCAGAGCCCTCCTTCCAGGCGATTCTCTGAGAGTTGTGGGAGAGCTGAGGGAGGAGCCGAGAACCCTCAACCTCGAGAAGCTTGAGCTGTTGGATCCAGTCACTCAGTGGCGGAAGACCTCCAATCCGCGGTGCTCGTCCTGTGGAAGACGGATGAAGTCCATCGGCTCTGGAAAGGGGTACAGGTGCAGGCATTGCAGCACTCGCGCAGGAGAATCCTCAGCTGAGATTCACCCCGTTGAAAGAAATCTGAAACGAGGTTGGTACGAGCCACCCGTATCGGCCAGAAGACATCTGAGTAAACCCCTGAAGAGAATGACCAAATCATAG
- the pfdA gene encoding prefoldin subunit alpha, whose translation MNEEELRQMMATMEYYRAQLEGLAEQQQIIQLSLEENIRARETLKQYQSAGDGSEILVPVGGSSFVHAKVASSEKVLVGLGSGVTVEKSAEEAQDIVEVRISELAETVKKISERRGFLEAEHAKLNQQFQEAYQKLQQGPKG comes from the coding sequence ATGAACGAGGAAGAACTCCGACAGATGATGGCTACGATGGAATACTATCGGGCTCAGCTAGAGGGGCTGGCGGAGCAGCAGCAGATCATCCAACTCTCCCTAGAGGAGAACATTAGAGCTAGAGAGACTTTGAAACAATACCAATCCGCTGGTGATGGATCTGAGATCCTGGTTCCTGTGGGTGGCAGCTCATTCGTGCATGCTAAAGTGGCATCCAGTGAAAAGGTTCTTGTTGGGCTTGGGAGCGGGGTGACTGTGGAGAAGTCTGCAGAGGAGGCTCAGGACATCGTCGAAGTTCGCATAAGCGAGCTGGCTGAGACCGTCAAGAAGATCTCGGAAAGAAGGGGGTTCCTGGAAGCGGAGCACGCAAAGCTGAACCAGCAGTTCCAGGAGGCCTATCAGAAACTCCAGCAAGGGCCTAAAGGGTAG
- a CDS encoding S26 family signal peptidase — protein sequence MPQEDRRSKGIPGAIKGVIVAVVVVVIIMASLYAYTGKWPPMVVVESDSMQHSSDRSFIGIIDTGDLVLVKEKDPATVITYLQGQEIGYQTYGEYGDVIIYQRYGNPNYKSIIHRTMCRVEYNTTGGGFDVPELADIPADQWNVLGSSQQVWWNLDGIVEIYDIGYMEVTIHLDLGALINYFHGRGRVPHSGFITMGDHNMAYQGGELVGLYDQLAICREPIQYNWVLGAARGELPWFGLFKLWVTGEAPDNVPQNSVTNLWLTLGIIIGVPIVLDVTTVIMKHRGVDIWAWTKRFGLRRSSKEKDECLSDVACEPEKKGPKKKIR from the coding sequence GTGCCCCAAGAGGACAGGAGATCTAAGGGCATCCCTGGTGCCATCAAGGGCGTGATAGTGGCCGTTGTTGTGGTCGTTATCATCATGGCTTCTCTCTATGCCTACACTGGGAAATGGCCCCCGATGGTCGTGGTGGAATCCGACAGCATGCAACACTCCAGCGATAGGAGCTTCATCGGCATAATTGACACAGGAGACTTGGTCTTGGTCAAGGAAAAGGACCCCGCTACCGTCATTACCTACCTTCAGGGCCAAGAAATTGGGTACCAGACCTATGGGGAATATGGTGACGTCATCATTTATCAACGATACGGTAACCCCAACTACAAATCGATCATCCATAGGACCATGTGCAGAGTGGAGTACAACACCACCGGAGGCGGTTTCGATGTTCCAGAACTGGCGGACATACCCGCGGATCAGTGGAATGTGCTTGGATCCAGCCAGCAGGTCTGGTGGAACCTTGATGGCATAGTGGAGATATATGACATAGGATACATGGAGGTCACGATCCATTTGGATCTTGGTGCTTTGATCAATTATTTCCATGGCAGAGGGCGTGTCCCTCACAGCGGTTTTATTACCATGGGGGACCACAACATGGCCTACCAGGGGGGTGAGCTGGTGGGTCTTTATGATCAGCTGGCCATTTGCAGGGAGCCCATACAATACAACTGGGTATTGGGCGCGGCAAGGGGGGAGCTTCCATGGTTCGGCCTGTTCAAGCTTTGGGTGACCGGCGAAGCCCCAGATAACGTTCCTCAGAATAGTGTCACGAACCTTTGGCTAACTTTGGGGATAATCATAGGAGTGCCGATAGTGCTCGATGTGACGACGGTCATAATGAAGCACAGGGGGGTGGACATCTGGGCGTGGACCAAGAGGTTCGGTCTGAGGCGTTCCAGCAAAGAAAAAGATGAGTGTCTTTCGGATGTTGCCTGCGAGCCCGAGAAGAAGGGGCCAAAGAAGAAGATCAGATGA
- a CDS encoding 50S ribosomal protein LX, with protein MKAFRVIGSFKIDKRKWQDFKLEVAAEDVEGATDKVLSTLGSRHRLNRKEIQIKDIVEISGEDISDLTVKYLVEEKG; from the coding sequence ATGAAAGCGTTCAGGGTAATTGGTTCATTCAAGATAGACAAGCGGAAGTGGCAGGATTTCAAGCTAGAGGTCGCCGCTGAAGATGTGGAGGGGGCTACTGACAAGGTGCTCTCCACCCTAGGCAGCCGTCACAGGCTTAACAGGAAAGAAATCCAAATCAAGGACATAGTGGAGATATCTGGAGAAGATATCAGCGACCTGACGGTCAAATACCTAGTGGAGGAGAAGGGATGA
- a CDS encoding radical SAM protein codes for MPRKAAFFYSAKVFPAVSITANDCWLGCDHCDGRYLSGMLHVTEPQDLIRMASDLEIQGAKGLLISGGCLPDGSIPLAPFIDAIGEVKRLTDLEINIHTGLLDKETAERLVGTGTDCFSLDVIQDPIVIRRLLHLDLEPKMYADTLEHLRSSGAERVVPHICVGLPFSTVQGEREALELVSGFDISSLVVLGFIPTRGTLAQDHPHAPSSRILKFISEARETLSCPILLGCMRPRHDRTLEWRALELGVEGIAAPSMKTVEWAKNAGYQVVLGDKCCALYL; via the coding sequence ATGCCAAGAAAGGCGGCGTTCTTCTATTCCGCAAAGGTATTTCCTGCTGTTTCGATAACAGCTAACGATTGTTGGCTTGGATGTGACCATTGCGATGGGAGATACCTTTCAGGAATGCTTCATGTGACCGAACCCCAGGATCTTATCAGAATGGCGAGTGATCTTGAGATCCAGGGGGCCAAAGGCCTTCTCATAAGCGGCGGTTGCCTCCCCGATGGGTCGATTCCCTTGGCTCCTTTCATCGATGCCATTGGGGAGGTGAAGCGCCTCACCGATCTCGAAATCAACATCCACACCGGCCTTCTCGACAAGGAAACCGCCGAGCGGTTGGTGGGTACAGGCACCGACTGCTTCTCCCTGGACGTGATCCAGGACCCCATAGTCATCCGAAGGCTTCTTCACCTCGACCTCGAACCCAAGATGTACGCCGACACACTCGAGCATCTTCGTTCATCGGGGGCAGAAAGGGTCGTCCCTCACATCTGTGTCGGTCTTCCATTCTCTACCGTTCAGGGGGAGAGAGAAGCCCTCGAACTCGTTTCCGGTTTCGATATATCCTCTCTGGTCGTGCTGGGTTTCATACCAACCAGGGGCACCCTTGCCCAGGATCATCCACACGCTCCGTCCTCAAGGATTCTAAAATTCATCAGCGAAGCCAGGGAAACGCTGTCCTGCCCCATCCTCCTGGGCTGCATGAGGCCCAGGCATGATAGGACCTTAGAGTGGCGGGCTCTGGAACTCGGTGTTGAGGGAATAGCTGCCCCTTCAATGAAGACAGTTGAGTGGGCCAAGAATGCTGGATATCAGGTTGTCTTGGGGGACAA
- a CDS encoding DUF3198 domain-containing protein: MAKPFLIERAPVVSGLLFILGLALTLVGIAGTFSPDLIDLGGADLVVLIAGILCLLIGLIWIVTFQSRVRKFYNLLSENKKAVFIKNLDEVEYVAWRLPVRYEEELNEKKRKLGIK, from the coding sequence ATGGCGAAGCCTTTCTTGATCGAAAGAGCCCCTGTCGTCTCGGGTCTGTTGTTCATACTGGGTTTGGCTCTGACCCTGGTTGGAATAGCTGGTACGTTCAGTCCCGACCTGATTGATTTGGGGGGAGCGGATCTGGTCGTGCTCATAGCTGGAATCCTGTGTCTTCTAATCGGGCTAATCTGGATAGTGACCTTTCAGTCGAGGGTCAGAAAATTCTACAACCTGCTTTCCGAGAACAAGAAAGCCGTCTTCATCAAGAACCTCGACGAAGTCGAGTATGTGGCTTGGAGATTGCCCGTTCGTTACGAAGAGGAACTTAATGAGAAGAAGAGGAAGTTAGGGATCAAGTAG
- the ftsY gene encoding signal recognition particle-docking protein FtsY — protein MFDSLKKKLSLFKKKAEEQLPEDVEIEEKESTASSIPKVGEGKPPEPIKEKSRRGFFGEAGRKINEEALDELLWDLEVELMEADVALEVVEEIKSGVKNSLTGSKISKKTDLGEVVTDALREAVGGVLNQNEFDFDEFVSHRDKPVIVMFVGINGTGKTTAIAKVANRLIHQGTSCVLSASDTFRAGAIEQLTIHGDRLGCKVIKHKAGGDPAAVAYDAVEHAKARRKDVVLVDTAGRMQTNINLMDEMKKIKRVAKPDLVLFVGDSLAGNDAIEQARAFNAAVGIDAVILTKIDADSRGGAALSIAYTVGKPLAFLSTGQEYDQFVKYDPKWMIERIFS, from the coding sequence ATGTTTGACTCGTTGAAGAAGAAGCTCTCTTTATTCAAGAAGAAGGCGGAGGAGCAGCTCCCCGAGGATGTCGAAATCGAGGAGAAGGAGTCGACTGCGTCTTCCATACCAAAGGTCGGGGAAGGCAAGCCCCCAGAACCCATAAAAGAGAAATCCAGGCGTGGATTTTTCGGGGAAGCGGGCAGAAAGATCAACGAAGAAGCGCTTGATGAGTTGCTCTGGGACCTCGAGGTAGAGCTTATGGAGGCCGATGTTGCTCTCGAGGTGGTCGAGGAGATCAAAAGTGGAGTGAAGAACTCCCTTACTGGATCAAAGATCAGTAAGAAAACCGATCTAGGAGAGGTGGTGACGGATGCCCTCCGCGAGGCTGTTGGGGGGGTTCTGAACCAGAATGAGTTCGATTTCGACGAGTTCGTCTCACACCGGGACAAACCGGTAATAGTAATGTTCGTAGGTATCAACGGTACAGGCAAGACCACGGCCATCGCCAAGGTGGCTAACCGCCTGATTCATCAGGGGACCAGTTGCGTCCTGTCGGCTTCGGATACCTTCAGGGCGGGGGCGATAGAGCAACTGACGATCCACGGCGATAGGTTGGGATGCAAGGTCATCAAACACAAGGCTGGGGGAGACCCGGCCGCGGTGGCCTACGACGCGGTTGAACACGCCAAGGCTCGCAGGAAGGACGTGGTGCTGGTAGACACCGCGGGAAGAATGCAGACCAACATCAACCTCATGGATGAGATGAAGAAGATAAAGAGGGTCGCAAAGCCAGATCTTGTTCTTTTCGTTGGCGATTCGCTCGCGGGCAACGACGCCATAGAACAGGCCAGGGCATTCAATGCTGCCGTTGGTATTGATGCGGTGATCCTAACCAAGATAGACGCTGATTCCAGGGGGGGTGCGGCACTCTCCATCGCATACACGGTAGGAAAACCCCTGGCTTTCCTCTCGACCGGACAGGAGTATGACCAGTTCGTCAAATATGATCCCAAATGGATGATAGAAAGGATCTTTTCCTGA